Genomic window (Candidatus Atribacteria bacterium ADurb.Bin276):
CACCCTCATCCTCACCTTCTCCCATCAAGGGAGAAGGAACTATGAATTCTTTTGTTCTTTTCCCTCGCTCCTCGGTGGGAGAGGGTCGGGGTGAGGGGGCAACTATTTTCATCCTCATCTGGTGCTCTTATACATCATAAGGGTTTATCCTTACAATTTCATTATTTTATCTAAGCCATAGTAGAATTGCTTACTTTTTGCCATTTTTCGGATTGCTAAGAGGATTCCGGGCATAAAGGAAACCCGACTTAAGGAGTCATGGCGGATAGTAAGAGTCTGACCTTCGCCCCCAAATATGACCTCCTGGGAAGCCACAAAGCCTGACAAGCGAACACTATGGATATTGACCGAACCCAAATGTCCGCCTCGTGAGCCAGGAAGTAATTCATAGCTCTTCTCTTCATAGGTTTGATCTTTTGCCTCATTAATACCTTCGGCGGTTTTAATTGCTGTCCCGGAAGGTGCATCTTTTTTTTGGGGATGGTGAAACTCGATAATTTCGGCTCTTTCCATATATTGAGAGGTCTTTTGAGCAAATTGCATCATTAGCACTGCACCAATAGCAAAATTGGGAGCTACCAAACAACCAATTTCTCTCTGCTTACATTCATCTTCCAAATTTTTGAGCTCTTCTGGAGTGAGACCGGTAGTTCCTATAACCATATTCACTCTATTCTCAAGATATAATGGTAAATTTTTTCTCAAAGCCTCACCAAAAGTAAAATCACAAACGACATCAGGTCTTACTTCCCGCAAGGTAACTCCTAAATCCATTTCTATAATAACTCCGATCGCATCAATTCCACACATTTCTCCGGCATCCTTGCCAACCTGGGAAATATCACAGCCAGCAACCAGCAGCATATCTTTTTGCTGGGTAATGGCGCGAACTAATTCTTGACCCATTTTTCCCGCTACCCCAGTAATCATTACTCTAATTTTTTTCATTTTCATTCTCCCTTTTCGATAAGATACTCGGGAAGGATGTCTCTACGAACTAAATCATACCAGCTTTCAGGACGAACTACCAAATATGGTTTTCCGTTTCGAATAAACACGACTCCCGGTCGAGGAATGAGATTATAATTTGAAGCCATGGAATAGTTATAAGCACCGGTTCCTTCGACCACCAAGATATCGCCGGTTTGGACCGGACTGATTTCCGTTTGCTGAATAATAACATCACCTGACTCACAGCACTTCCCAACCACTGAAACCATTTCAGGAGATCCCTGATGAATCCGGTTGGCT
Coding sequences:
- the dapB gene encoding 4-hydroxy-tetrahydrodipicolinate reductase, producing MKKIRVMITGVAGKMGQELVRAITQQKDMLLVAGCDISQVGKDAGEMCGIDAIGVIIEMDLGVTLREVRPDVVCDFTFGEALRKNLPLYLENRVNMVIGTTGLTPEELKNLEDECKQREIGCLVAPNFAIGAVLMMQFAQKTSQYMERAEIIEFHHPQKKDAPSGTAIKTAEGINEAKDQTYEEKSYELLPGSRGGHLGSVNIHSVRLSGFVASQEVIFGGEGQTLTIRHDSLSRVSFMPGILLAIRKMAKSKQFYYGLDKIMKL